GGCCCCTTCCGTCGAGCCGGACCTTCGCCATCGCGATGTCGACACAGTTGAGCAACCCGAAGGCAACCGTGGTCCATGGCAGCGTCTTCGCGTCCGCGCTGCCGGCGCATCCCTCGCGCTGGTTGTTGACCGCCCTTCCTCTCGTGGTGTTGTCCATCGAGGCGTCCTGGTACCTGACGGTCGCCACCATGATGTCGCGGCCCACACCCAGGCTGGTGTACGGCAGGGCGAGGTCGGCCCTCGACCATAAGGCTGGCACCTTCATGGCTGGGCTGGGTGCGCTGATCGCCACCGAGGGACTACGAGGCGCTCTCCGGTGACGGCCTCAAACCACGGCAGATGGCACCGCCCCCACGTTGACGCGTTTTCGTTGCTTGCCTCCGGTATCGGCAGGGGTTCTGATACACGTATGCGTTAACGGGCTGGCCTCGCTCAGCGCAAGCCCTGGTAGCCATACGACTATGTGGAGCAACGGCTCAAGAACGCACGATGTCGACCAGCACGTTCGCTGGTGAGGATTCCGCCGTCTGATCGGTCGATGCTGGCGCGCCCAACCGACCGCGCCAGGTCGATTAGCGGTCAGTACTCGATGAAGCGCGTTACGTACGGTGTCATGCCCGAGGTACGGACGGCAGACACATGCACGTCCGAACCTGTGAAGGGAGCTTCGAGCATCATCCCCTGCCCGAGGTAGAGCGCCTCGTGCTGGCTAGCACCGGGCCCGTAGAAGATGACGTCTCCGCGCCGCATCTGTGCCGAAGGCACTTTGCGACCGGCGTCGTATTGGTCGCCCGAGTAGTGCGGCAGTTTGATGCCAACGCCGGCGAAAGCGAATAACACTATGCCCGAGCAATCGAAACCGCTGGTGCCCGCGCCCGAGTCGATGCCCCGAGAGGGTCCGGCCGCGCTGCCGCCACCCCACGAGTAGGGCACGCCAATCTGGGACATCGCACGTCGGATGACGTACTCCGAGGCTTGTCGCCCGTACGCCCGCGGTATGGCGCCGTTGGTGAGGCCGGCCTGCGCGTTGGGCACCTCCGCCGGAACGATGCCCAAACCGTTGAGAAATGAACGTCCCAGATCGGCTGTCACGTTCGCCGACGCCGAAGCCACGCCGAGGATCGAGTTCACCACGGCCAGCGGATCAGTCGTCACGTTCGCACTCGGAACGGATGGCAGCGTCGTGTCCCACTCCTGCACGCTCGCCGCACCCGGCCCCCGATCCGCTGCTAGATCCCAGGCTTTAGTGCTGTCCGCCGCTACGCCTGCCGCATCCTTGGCGATACGACGATCGGCCGCCAACGACTCGATACGTTGGCGTTGGTCGGCGAAGGCTGCCCGTGCTGCGGTTAGATCGGAGACTGCTTCTTCTTGGAGGCGCTGCGCCGCGGCCCGCGCGGCGTTGGCGTCGTCGCGCGTGGCGCGTGCGCTCGACTCGGCATCCACCTCGCGTGTACGCGCCCGATTCAGGTTAGCCAATGATTGGCGCTGGCTTAGTGCGATTGCTCGTCCCGCGGCCAGCGTCGACAAGGCCTCTGCGGGGTCAGTTGCCATCAGCGACGAGGCACTTGGCCCGTTGACGTACGTTGAAACGGCGAATAGGTCGAAGCGGTGCTGCGCTTCCTCGATCTGTGAGCGTGCACGAAGCACAGCGTCCTGCCGTCGTCGAACATCGGACTCGGCCACGGCCGCCGTGTCACGAGCCGCGCCCAGTCGCACGATGGCTTGATTTACCTGCTCCTGCAGGGTTTGAACTTGCGCGCCGGCTTGGTGGAGCTGCTGCTCGGCGTCGGCCGCGGCAGCAACCGACCCGACGAGGTCGTTCTCACCGGGCGTTGCCGCGGCGACCGCACCCTGCGCAGATACCGCGGCCAAGCCGACCGACGCTAGAAGACCGACCGCGAGAAGCTGGCAGCATCCCTTGCCCGCCATCGAATACGTGATCGTCGATTTCGGCTCGTGCTCACCGTGATTGATCATTGGTCTCCTTGCCGATGGTTGGTTTACGAAGACGCGAGCTCGCCCATGCTAATGGTTAGCGCCGGTCACAACATTAGTTGCACCTGCCGCCGCGGGAAGGGGGTGGGTGGATTTGGTGCTGCAACCGTGACATTGACGGGCCCAGTACCGCCCACTGGGAAACTTTTTGGGCTACGCACCCCACGGGGGTGACAGGCCGAGGGCCGCTCCACAGCAGGTCGTTCCATTGCCGACATTCGACCGGCACAGCGGAACACCGCCGCGCCAACTCGCCTCCGGATCGAAAGCACGGAAACCACTGACTCACACTGCTTGCGGGCTCGACCGCGGGCTATCGTCGAGTCATGGGCGCCACGTCACGGCTACATGCGCAAAGTCTGCACCGCTACCCGGTGAAGTCATGCTGGGAGAAGGCGCCGATGTATTGATCGTCGATCACGGCGGGGCCCAGGGCGACCGTCGGTTCGCCTTGATCGACGAATCCAACGGTCATGTGGCCAGCGCGAAGCAGGCCAGACTGTGGCGCACTTTGCTGCAGTGTCAAGCGTTCGTCAACGCGTCCGGGGTCCACATCCGATTCCCGGGCGGACGTGTCACCGCGACCGACGACGAAGACATCGACGAGCTGCTCTCGTCGTTTGTGGGTCGTCCGGTTCACTTGATGGACAAGAGACCGCCAGGGGCGACTCTCGAGCGCGCTGATCCCGAACAGGTGCTCGAGCGCGGGCTAGACGCCGAAGTAGACGCGCCGCTCCTCGAGCTGGCCCAAGCAACTCCAGGCACATCGTTCACCGACTTCGCGCCGCTTCACGCGATCACCACCGCCACCCTGTGTGCGATCGGCGTGGAGGCCGAACGCTACCGCCCGAACCTGGTCATCGAGACTCCGCTTGACCATCCCCCTACGCAGAGAACGACTGGACCGGAGGCACTCTCACGGTTGGTGGGACGCGTCTGCGCGTTCTCGGTCCGACTCCGCGGTGCGTCATCCCGACCCTGGAGCACGGCCAGTTGCCGCGAGCGCCCCACGCATTGCGCACACCAACGGTGCACAATCGCGTACAGGCTTTTGATTTCGGCGTGCTCCCCTGCGCGGGGACATACCTCGACGTCGTCGCCGAAGGTGCGATGC
The Mycolicibacterium arabiense genome window above contains:
- a CDS encoding LysE family translocator, coding for MANQDIVSLVTIAGAVAIGAISPGPSFLLVAQTALSTTPRRGRVATLGVGTGGLVFAVAATAGVGTVLAYAVSTFLVIKVLAGDYLMYLGVRLWKAGDHDGTLPQAGPLPSSRTFAIAMSTQLSNPKATVVHGSVFASALPAHPSRWLLTALPLVVLSIEASWYLTVATMMSRPTPRLVYGRARSALDHKAGTFMAGLGALIATEGLRGALR
- a CDS encoding NlpC/P60 family protein is translated as MINHGEHEPKSTITYSMAGKGCCQLLAVGLLASVGLAAVSAQGAVAAATPGENDLVGSVAAAADAEQQLHQAGAQVQTLQEQVNQAIVRLGAARDTAAVAESDVRRRQDAVLRARSQIEEAQHRFDLFAVSTYVNGPSASSLMATDPAEALSTLAAGRAIALSQRQSLANLNRARTREVDAESSARATRDDANAARAAAQRLQEEAVSDLTAARAAFADQRQRIESLAADRRIAKDAAGVAADSTKAWDLAADRGPGAASVQEWDTTLPSVPSANVTTDPLAVVNSILGVASASANVTADLGRSFLNGLGIVPAEVPNAQAGLTNGAIPRAYGRQASEYVIRRAMSQIGVPYSWGGGSAAGPSRGIDSGAGTSGFDCSGIVLFAFAGVGIKLPHYSGDQYDAGRKVPSAQMRRGDVIFYGPGASQHEALYLGQGMMLEAPFTGSDVHVSAVRTSGMTPYVTRFIEY